GGCCCAGGATCGAATAGGTTGATAGAGCAGGGACAGGAATATATAAATAAACATGGCTTGAGGGAATATGTCTCGATTTGCCCTTATATGGATTTTGCCCTGTTGGAGCTGGAATATCAAAAAGCCGATATTGGCCTAGCTTTGCTTCATGAGACACCGAATTATGTAAAATCGTTAGCTTCTAAATTATATGAATATATGAGTTACGGAATTGTGAGTGTAGCCTCCGATTTTCCATTATGGAAAGAACTTTTGATGAATACAGATGCAGGGATTACAGTTAATCCAATGAATATAAACGAGGTATATTATGATGTGGTAAAGTTGATAAATGAAGTGCCTTACCGAAAACAGTTAGCGAAAAATGGTCTGAAAGCACATGTGAATGACTATAATTGGGGAGTGGAGGAAGCAAAAATACTGAGATTTATACAGCAGTTAGAAACATAAAATAGTGATGCAAAGGCCGGAGAACTGGAATTTTTATAGGAATCTCTATTCTAGGAGTAGTGCTTTTTATGAAGTGATGTTTAGCTAGCTAATAGATGCAGATATGAAAAAACATGGAGGGTTAAGGTCCATGTTTTTTCATTGCATATACGGTGAAAAATTCGTAAGTTCATGGAGTACTCGAAAATACGGATTTCCATTTTCAGCGTTAAAATATTAATATGTCTTGAAGAACTAGTGTTTATACACGTTTAAGATGAAAATAGTACTGGTATCTCTGATCGCAATGCTCAGTCACGACCATCTTCCACAATCGAAAGTTCACTATCTACATCGAAGAAATGCGATTTAGACATCTCAAACGCGTATTTAATTTTCTCGAATGGTTCGTGGTTCGAGCGCGAGTCAACACGTGCAACAAATTCATGTGTACCAACTTTAGAGTGGAGCATGAACTCAGCGCCTGTAAGCTCGGCAACGATAATTTCAGCGTCAAAAGTAGAACCTGGGCTTGCTTCGATAACAAGCGGCTCATCGTGAATATCTTCTGGACGAATACCAAAAACGATATCTTTGCCAGCATAGCCTTTGTCATTCAACACTTTCAGCTTACCTTCCGGAACTTCAATTGTGAAGTCATCGCCGACAAATTGTGTTCCGTTTAGTTTACCTTTAAAGAAGTTCATTGCTGGGCTTCCGATGAAACCGGCAACGAACATGTTTACTGGGTGATCGTATACTTGTTTTGGTGAACCGACTTGTTGGATAACGCCGTCTTTCATAATAACGATACGTGTCGCCATTGTCATCGCTTCGGTTTGGTCATGGGTTACATAGATCATTGTTGTGTTTAATTGTAAATGTAGTTTCGTGATTTCGGCACGCATTTGTACACGTAGTTTCGCGTCTAGATTCGATAACGGCTCATCCATTAAGAAGACTTTTGCGTCACGAACGATGGCACGGCCTAAAGCTACGCGTTGGCGTTGTCCACCAGATAGTGCGCTTGGTTTACGTTTTAAGTACTCGGTTAAGCCTAAGATATTGGCAGCGTGCTCTACGCGTGTTTGGATTTCGGCTTTTGGCATTTTGCGGAGTTTTAGACCGAATGCCATGTTATCGTATACTGTCATATGTGGATATAACGCGTAGTTTTGGAAAACCATTGCGATGTCGCGGTCTTTCGGTGCGACGTTGTTCATGACTTTGCCGTCAATGCTTAGTTCGCCTTTTGAAATTTCTTCAAGCCCTGCGATCATGCGGAGTGTCGTTGATTTACCGCAACCAGATGGTCCAACGAAAACGATGAACTCCTTGTCCGCGATCTCCAAGTTGAAATCCTCTACTGCTGTTACTTTGTTATCGTATATTTTATAAATGTGCTCGAGTGATAGTTGTGCCATGTTTATTTACTCCCCCATCAAATTGTTTTTAGCGTTGAGTTCATTGTATATGAAAACGCTTTATGGAGATATGTCAGGTTGCACAAAGAATGAAAATTTTTGTTGGGCAGGTTGCATAAAGAGAGTGTCTGTTGTTTGGAGCAAATCAATTATTTTCTTCAATAGTAGTCAATATAATTTTGGTACGCCTTCATCTTCTATAATATTCATAAATTTTTTCACATCCGTTATAATCCATGGTTTACTGGTAGAAACTAGTATTTCTGATTTTCGTAAATCGCTTAAAATGTCAGAAGTGTAGGTTTTAGAGGTAGAAGAAAATTCAGCTAAAAGTGGGTAACTTATGAAATTAGGAAGCTCGATAATGTTATCGCTTTTGTGGAAACCTTTATCCAAAAACATCAGAATGCAAAGTAGGACACGTTGCTTTGAGTTCAATAAGTTTTGTAAATAATTTGTGTACAGTTTATCTCGACTAACTTCCATATGATAAGTTAGAATAATGTTTTTTGGATCTTCGGCCAGCATAACATTTTTGAAGAAGTTAAAATCTATTTTCCACCAGACGACATCGGTAAGCGCGATACAGGCTGGTCTGTTTGTTGACATTTCGTCGTAGAGCCTTAGTGTGGCTATGTCACCAGGGCTTATTAGGAATTGGTATTGATCCGTGTAATTTAAATCGTGGTTATACTTCATGTAGCCAGATGTTACTAAATAGACGTACTCATTATACGAACTACGTAACTCAACGCGATCTCCTTTCTTAATTCGTTCTTGGTGTGTATATGAATTAAACTTAATTTCTTTTTTGAGCATCTTGATAATGTTTTTATTGGAACTAAAAATTTCTAACGTGTCTTTTGAATACATAATTACCCCTCCAATTTTTATTAGCAGTATACTGGTATTTTCCCCACTAAGTTTAGTTTAAATCCATTCATACGAACATTAAAGAACTGATTTCGGTTTATAAAATATAAATATAAACTGAAATAATTGCAAATGGTTTAAAAAAATTTTTTTTAAAAAATGATAAATAACACATAAAATGCGAAATGCGAATGACACTGGTAGTATACATTGCTATTTTCTGTTCATCCAGCGATATATTTTAAGAAAGTATGGAAAAATTTCAGAACAGTAATAAAAAATGCTACTGAAAACCGAAAATCAAAATTGGAGTATACTAATCTTTGTAGAAAAGAGCAAATTGCAACAGATAAGAAAACAATCGAAAGACACGTAGGAAAGCAAGTTGAGACTAGATAACTGCAAAAGATATGACTAAAAATTCATAATTAGTGTGCAAAAAGAAGACGTATGAGAACAATGAGGGGTTTTTTAGTAAGTCAAAAGCAGGTATACTCACATATGTAGATAACGAAAGGATGACGAGCTATGGAAAGTTTAGAGTTGATAGGTAACATACAAGAACACTTATTGAACCGTTATAAAAATGATCCATTTGCAAATAAACATATCGAGCTATTGAAAGTGAAAAAAGCAACAGATATTTGGCATTACGTTGATAGTGAAAAATATTATATATGTTTTTTAGAAGGTGCTGCCTGTTTGGAGGAGCGAATTCATAGAAGTTCAAGTTTTGGAAAACCAAGCCTGAATAGTATATTGCTTTTTAAAAACGAAATCTACGATATTGAAAAATATTTTATAGAAGAGAATTCTAAAAAAAGCTTACAGACACTTACTCCTTGCTATATCATGTTCATCGAGAAATTTTATATACATGTATTACTTGAAAGTGGGTTTCCATTGGATAAACAATTATTTCAAAATCATATTAACCAAGTAGGAATAAAAATGTTACAAAATAAAGTGAAATGGTTATCGCTCCCAGCAGATCAGAGATTATATGAAGTTTTAAAGTGGTGTATCCATTCTTCAGAAGAAACCAAGCTACCAAAGTATATTACTCAAGATACAATTTCGAAAATTTCGAATATTTCTAGAGAATATACTAATATGCTACTCAAAAAGCTTCAACAAGAGGGATTAATAACTTTACATCCGACAGCAATTAATTGAGAAACGAATATTAGTGGAGGATTGAAAAATATGGAATCGCCATTTATGGATCTTTATGGAAAAGAAACTGTGAAAAAGAATTTCAGCTATAGTGAATTTTTAAAGATTTTATTAGCAAGTGGAGTTCCTTTTGTGAAGCAGGAAATTCCAAATCACCAAATTTTATTAATTGAAAATGAACCAAATAAGGATGTCTACTTTGTGGAAGATGGTGTTATCTTACTTAATAGTAATAGAAACGTTGTCCGAATTGTCGGTTCGAAACAAATTATTGGTTTGAATGGCGATGCACTTGTGGATGAAAGTTTTTATACTGCCACTGCGATTAGCAAAGTTACCGCCTACATCTTTTCGAAAAAAGAAGTATTACAAACATTGATGAGTATGCAAGAAGGTTGGTTGTATATATACCTAAATAATCAGGAAAATGAAAAAATTATGAACCGCAGATACGTATTAATGCGACAAAACGGCGAAGAACGCCTGAGAGATGCGCTGAACGAACTAGCTGAAAACTATGGTATTTCAAAAGGTGACTATATATATATCCCTAAAATCTTCACTCGGAAAATAATAGCTAGCTATACAAATTTGTCAGTTAAATCATTAGCAAGAATTATGAAGGTATTAATTGAAGAGGGTTTTCTAGTATATGACTCTAAACAATTACTATTAAGTAATGAATGAGAGAGGGGTGATTGAATGATCGCGTGCAATACATCATAAATGCACGAGGAGTCTTGTGAAGTATCAAAGCTCTGGTTTTAATGGGGAAAATATCAATACATGGAGGAATTTAATTAATGAATAAGAATATGAAGAAATTAGTAGTTTCTATGGTCGCTTTCAACGTAGTAGCAAGTACGATGATTACGGCAATGCCAGGAATGGGTATGGCAGCGGAGAATCAGGGATCGGCAGCAGAACAGAAATTGCTGGGAGCTGGATTAACAGCGAGTAAAAGCTTAACGGAAAGTACAGAAATTAGTAATTTGCTTACTTGGACACCCAGTATATTTATAAGTCCGTATACCAATATAAATTTAGGGTTACAGTATGCAGCACCTGATGCTAATGGATGGAATACTGCTCTTAGTGATTATGGAAATGATATCTTATCTGTAAAATCAAATGGTGACGGTTCGTATGATTCAAGGATCAAACCCAAGTTGGTGGGGGGGAAGTATAATGTAGCAGGATCATACAAGAAATTAATTACTACAATTCCAGGGCATAAATATAAGTTTACCTATAAGGCAACTAATATAGCTATTTCTCAAATGAGTGTAGCTGTAAGAAATGGTTCTACTTATGAAAGCACCCTTATATCACCAGCAGGAAATCTTTGGAACGTTATTACTGGGAGCTTGGAGACAGTTGAATTTACAGCGACATCTACACAGTCATCAATTTGGATGAACGTAATTTCGACATCATATACAGCTACAGGAACAATTAGACTAGCTGATTTATCATTGAATGATACAGATGCTATTCAAGATACAACATTAACTCCACTAAACACAAACAGTACAACTGCCACTGGAACAGGCGAACCAGGTGGAACAGTCGTTATTAAAAATGGCGGTACTGAAATTGGCAGAGGAACGGTAGACGGAAGTGGTAATTACTCAGTTATAATTCCAAAACAAGCGGCGGGAACGGTTGTAGAAGCCACGGTATCTGCTAAAAGTATGACATCAAGCGCGACTCAAACAGTAACACAAGGCGCTATTGTTAAGCCAACAATCAATACAGTCAATGATAAAGCAACATCAGCATCAGGGACAGGCGAACCGAATTCTACACTAACATTAAGCACAGCAACTGGAAACTACACAACAATGGTAGACGGTTATGGTAATTGGTCTGTCACCATTCCAAAACAAGTAGCTGGCACGAATGTAGATGCAACATCTGTTAAAAATGGTATCACTAGTCCAAAAGCATCGACAGTAGTTCTAGACGTAACTGCACCAGATGCACCAACTATTAGCGCGATGGATAGCCAAGCTAGCACAATCAAAGGATTAGCGGAAGCTAATTCGACAGTGAAATTATATGCAAATGATGTTTACATTGGCGCAGTGACAGCGAATGCATCTGGGAATTATAGCCTGGAAGCAGGACCTTACACAGCAGGAACAAAAATTTCTGCAACAGCAACCGATGCAGCTGGAAATGTGAGTGGTAAAACAGACATTACGGTTACCGCAGCTACAATTAAAATTCCAACAATAAATACTATTACTGACCAATCAACAACGGCATCAGGAACAGGTGAGCCGAACTCTAGTTTAACACTTGTAACAGCAACAGGAAACTATACAACGATGGTAGATGGAGCAGGTAACTGGTCTATGTCAATTCCGAAGCAAGTAGCTGGAACAAATGTAGATGCAACATCCGTTAAAAATAGTGTTGTTAGTCCGAAAGCATCGACGACAGTTGTAGATGTAACGGCACCAGACGCGCCAGTCATCAATGCGATGAACAGCCAAGCGACAACAATCAAAGGAACCGCAGAAGCCAATTCGAAAGTCAAATTATACGCAAACGACGTGTATTTGGGTGAAGTTACGACGAATGCATCCGGCAATTACAGCCTGGCAGCAGGACCTTACACAGCAGGAACAAAAATTTCTGCAACAGCAACCGATGCAGCTGGAAATGTCAGTGTTAAAACAGACATCACGGTGACGGCAGCAACAATCAAAACACCAGTTATTAACACAATCACAGATCAATCAATAACAGCATCCGGAACTGGGGAACCCAATTCGACTTTATCTCTTAAAATCGATAACTTAATCTATACAGCTACAGTGGATGGTAATGGAAATTGGTCGACCAATATCGCTAAACCAAAAGCGGGTATTATTGCCGAAGCAACATCTGTGAAAGATGGTATAACGAGTGCAAAAGCAACGACGACAGTACTGGATATTACAGCACCAGATGCTCCTAAGATTGATGCGATGACAGATAAAGCAACAGCTATCAAAGGAACAGCGGAAGCGAATGCAACAGTGCAACTATATGCGAACAATACACTTATCGGTAATACGAAGGCGGATCAAAATGGTAATTATACACTTGCCGCAGGTCCATATGCAGCAGGAACGAAAATTTCTGCAACAGCAACAGATGCCGCAGGAAACACGAGTAGTAAGACAGAAATCACAGTAACCGCAGCAGCGATTGCGACACCGACAATCAATACTATTACAGATAAATCAACAACTGCATCAGGAACAGCAGAACCAAACTCTGCACTAAGCCTGAAAATTGCTGGAATCACGTATGCTGTCCCAGTAGATAGCAACGGAAATTGGTCTACTGTTATTCCAAAACCAATGGCAGGAACAGCTGTAGAAGCGACATCCGTATTAAACGATATCACGAGTGCGAAAGCAGCAACAACAGTTATTGATGTCACCGCACCAGATGCACCAATTTTACAAACGGTGACAGATAAAGATACCCACATTAAAGGTACTGGTGAAGCAAATACAACCGTAACAATTACACTACCAAATAATTCGAAAATATCAGGAATCGTCGACGGAAATGGTCGTTTCGACATTATTATTCCAAAACAAGTCAAAGATACGACAATAAGCGCAACGTTAACAGATGCCGCAGGGAACGTAAGTGCAACAGGTTCAACGATTGTTGTACACCAAGGACCAAGCGCTCCAACCCTAAATGATGTGACAGATAAATCGACAAGCGTGAACGGAACAGGTGAACCAGGCGACACCATCACAATCAAAATCACAGATAATGGTTCAAGTATTTCGTACACAGGGAAAGTAGATGACTTCGGTGACTATTCGATTCCAGTGGACAAACCAAATGCAGGCGCAAAAGTAGAAGCGATTGCGAAAGATGATTCAGGCGCACTAAGCCCTAAAGCAAGCACAATTGTTAAAGATGTCACCGCACCAGATGCACCGCAAGTACAAGGCATCCAAGACACAGATACGAAAGTAAAAGGAAAAGGCGAGCCAAACTGTGATGTCAACGTGAAATTACCATCAGGTGGCATCGTGAATGGCAGAACAGATAGCGACGGTAATTTTGAAGTAACGATTCCAAAACAACAAGCGGGTAAAGTGATACAAGTGACCTTAACAGATGATGCAGGAAACGAAAGCAAACCGACATCTATTACTGTTCAAACGAGTGTTATTGCGAATCCAACGATTGACCGTGTTACAAATCAAGATACAAAAGCAACAGGAACAGGTATTGCGGGCGCTACAGTTACTGTGAAAGCAAATGGTGTTTCTTACACAGGCGTTGTTGATACAAGTGGTAAATATTCCATTGCGATTCCAAAACAAGCAGCAGGAACTTTGGTAACGGCAGAACAAGCGAAAGATGGTAAAACAAGTGGTTCTGTGAATACAACGGTAGTGGACGATCATACACCAAGTAAGCCAAACGTAAACCCAGTGAAAGACTCGGATACAGCTGTAACAGGTGATGGCGGAACGAAAGGTGACACAATTAAAGTAACGACACCAGATGGCAAAACGTATACAGGTGTGGTAGGCGATGATGGTAAATGGTCAGTTGTCATTCCAGAACAAGCAGCAGGCACAAAACTGGATGTTATTGCAGAAGCACCAGCACCAAATGGCAAGACAAGTACTCCAGAAACGGTAACCGTACTAGACAATCACACCCCAGCTAAACCAAACGTAAACCCAGTCAAAACAACCGATGCAGTGGTTACTGGTGATAATGGGACAAAAGGTGACACAATCAAGGTAACAACACCAGACGGTAAAACGTATACAGGTATCGTTGGTGATGATGGTAAATGGTCTGTAGCCATTCCACCACAAGCGGCAGACGCAAAACTGGATGTTATTGCTATCGCACCAGCACCAAATGGCAAAACAAGTACACCAGCTTCAGTCATCGTGCAAGATGACCGCACGCCAGCAACACCAAACGTCAACCCGATCAAAGATTCTGACACAAAAGTAACAGGCGATGGCGCAACAAAAGGTGACACAATCAAAGTAACAACACCAGATGGTAAAACGTATACAGGTATCGTAGGCGACGACGGTAAATGGTCGATTCCAGTACCAGCACAAGCAGCAGGCGCTAAAATCGATGTTATCGCGATTGCTCCAAGTGGTAAAACGAGCCCTACGAAACAGGTAACTGTAGTAACAACACCACAATCTGGAACGATTACGGCGAATGACTTTACCATTGGCCAAGACAAGTATTTCGTTGGTAATTTTACAGGAGATGTGAAATCTTTCCGTGTGACAATCGGCTCTAATGTTTACACTGGTGGCTCAATTGACGCGGCGAAAGGCACCTACACGTTCTACGGACTTGATAAAGCAACGGCTGTAGGCACATTCAAAGTTGAAGGTCTAGACAAATAT
The sequence above is drawn from the Listeria weihenstephanensis genome and encodes:
- a CDS encoding ABC transporter ATP-binding protein, with translation MAQLSLEHIYKIYDNKVTAVEDFNLEIADKEFIVFVGPSGCGKSTTLRMIAGLEEISKGELSIDGKVMNNVAPKDRDIAMVFQNYALYPHMTVYDNMAFGLKLRKMPKAEIQTRVEHAANILGLTEYLKRKPSALSGGQRQRVALGRAIVRDAKVFLMDEPLSNLDAKLRVQMRAEITKLHLQLNTTMIYVTHDQTEAMTMATRIVIMKDGVIQQVGSPKQVYDHPVNMFVAGFIGSPAMNFFKGKLNGTQFVGDDFTIEVPEGKLKVLNDKGYAGKDIVFGIRPEDIHDEPLVIEASPGSTFDAEIIVAELTGAEFMLHSKVGTHEFVARVDSRSNHEPFEKIKYAFEMSKSHFFDVDSELSIVEDGRD
- a CDS encoding Ig-like domain-containing protein, which encodes MNKNMKKLVVSMVAFNVVASTMITAMPGMGMAAENQGSAAEQKLLGAGLTASKSLTESTEISNLLTWTPSIFISPYTNINLGLQYAAPDANGWNTALSDYGNDILSVKSNGDGSYDSRIKPKLVGGKYNVAGSYKKLITTIPGHKYKFTYKATNIAISQMSVAVRNGSTYESTLISPAGNLWNVITGSLETVEFTATSTQSSIWMNVISTSYTATGTIRLADLSLNDTDAIQDTTLTPLNTNSTTATGTGEPGGTVVIKNGGTEIGRGTVDGSGNYSVIIPKQAAGTVVEATVSAKSMTSSATQTVTQGAIVKPTINTVNDKATSASGTGEPNSTLTLSTATGNYTTMVDGYGNWSVTIPKQVAGTNVDATSVKNGITSPKASTVVLDVTAPDAPTISAMDSQASTIKGLAEANSTVKLYANDVYIGAVTANASGNYSLEAGPYTAGTKISATATDAAGNVSGKTDITVTAATIKIPTINTITDQSTTASGTGEPNSSLTLVTATGNYTTMVDGAGNWSMSIPKQVAGTNVDATSVKNSVVSPKASTTVVDVTAPDAPVINAMNSQATTIKGTAEANSKVKLYANDVYLGEVTTNASGNYSLAAGPYTAGTKISATATDAAGNVSVKTDITVTAATIKTPVINTITDQSITASGTGEPNSTLSLKIDNLIYTATVDGNGNWSTNIAKPKAGIIAEATSVKDGITSAKATTTVLDITAPDAPKIDAMTDKATAIKGTAEANATVQLYANNTLIGNTKADQNGNYTLAAGPYAAGTKISATATDAAGNTSSKTEITVTAAAIATPTINTITDKSTTASGTAEPNSALSLKIAGITYAVPVDSNGNWSTVIPKPMAGTAVEATSVLNDITSAKAATTVIDVTAPDAPILQTVTDKDTHIKGTGEANTTVTITLPNNSKISGIVDGNGRFDIIIPKQVKDTTISATLTDAAGNVSATGSTIVVHQGPSAPTLNDVTDKSTSVNGTGEPGDTITIKITDNGSSISYTGKVDDFGDYSIPVDKPNAGAKVEAIAKDDSGALSPKASTIVKDVTAPDAPQVQGIQDTDTKVKGKGEPNCDVNVKLPSGGIVNGRTDSDGNFEVTIPKQQAGKVIQVTLTDDAGNESKPTSITVQTSVIANPTIDRVTNQDTKATGTGIAGATVTVKANGVSYTGVVDTSGKYSIAIPKQAAGTLVTAEQAKDGKTSGSVNTTVVDDHTPSKPNVNPVKDSDTAVTGDGGTKGDTIKVTTPDGKTYTGVVGDDGKWSVVIPEQAAGTKLDVIAEAPAPNGKTSTPETVTVLDNHTPAKPNVNPVKTTDAVVTGDNGTKGDTIKVTTPDGKTYTGIVGDDGKWSVAIPPQAADAKLDVIAIAPAPNGKTSTPASVIVQDDRTPATPNVNPIKDSDTKVTGDGATKGDTIKVTTPDGKTYTGIVGDDGKWSIPVPAQAAGAKIDVIAIAPSGKTSPTKQVTVVTTPQSGTITANDFTIGQDKYFVGNFTGDVKSFRVTIGSNVYTGGSIDAAKGTYTFYGLDKATAVGTFKVEGLDKYGNVLDTKTAKIVNKSSDNTPGTGSVTANGYVINKDKQVTGKLTGDVKSIKLVYDGVTYSGGTINADGTFSFYALNTILDKTKSARIDGYDAKGNKIATSAISLTNANDAGSGVGSGTIKTDSFALGTDKNITGTFTGDVKSIKVSVDGVVYSGGTLNPDGTFSFYAVDKIATVGQVVFVDGYDKNGNKIATSVVNVAKNVPVTVGTITPNTFTIPTDKYLTASYTGDVKSVAVFINGVKNSGGTVANNQVNFYIGNKISSTSDVVAIEAYDASGNILQRKNVTINGPQVATGEVTPAPYTIGNSTLTGTYTGDIKTVQVKINNDTYSGGTVSGGAISFYVGNKITATTDVVTLYGYDSKGVLVDTKTVSVSKPAVGTGTVTPAPFTVPGDKYLTGTYTGTVKSVIVTINGVEYSGGTLENNTLNFYIGDKITSATDVVTVKALDANKNIIDTKTVTLVAAKPEVGTIVPASFSLKTSSITGTYTGEGRTLRVTVNGTALAVGGTVSGGNLSYYVGIRNKITATTDVVKIALLDKNGLVMEEKTVTIVE
- a CDS encoding cyclic nucleotide-binding domain-containing protein, with translation MYSKDTLEIFSSNKNIIKMLKKEIKFNSYTHQERIKKGDRVELRSSYNEYVYLVTSGYMKYNHDLNYTDQYQFLISPGDIATLRLYDEMSTNRPACIALTDVVWWKIDFNFFKNVMLAEDPKNIILTYHMEVSRDKLYTNYLQNLLNSKQRVLLCILMFLDKGFHKSDNIIELPNFISYPLLAEFSSTSKTYTSDILSDLRKSEILVSTSKPWIITDVKKFMNIIEDEGVPKLY
- a CDS encoding cyclic nucleotide-binding domain-containing protein, with the translated sequence MESLELIGNIQEHLLNRYKNDPFANKHIELLKVKKATDIWHYVDSEKYYICFLEGAACLEERIHRSSSFGKPSLNSILLFKNEIYDIEKYFIEENSKKSLQTLTPCYIMFIEKFYIHVLLESGFPLDKQLFQNHINQVGIKMLQNKVKWLSLPADQRLYEVLKWCIHSSEETKLPKYITQDTISKISNISREYTNMLLKKLQQEGLITLHPTAIN
- a CDS encoding Crp/Fnr family transcriptional regulator — its product is MESPFMDLYGKETVKKNFSYSEFLKILLASGVPFVKQEIPNHQILLIENEPNKDVYFVEDGVILLNSNRNVVRIVGSKQIIGLNGDALVDESFYTATAISKVTAYIFSKKEVLQTLMSMQEGWLYIYLNNQENEKIMNRRYVLMRQNGEERLRDALNELAENYGISKGDYIYIPKIFTRKIIASYTNLSVKSLARIMKVLIEEGFLVYDSKQLLLSNE